From a region of the Leucoraja erinacea ecotype New England chromosome 6, Leri_hhj_1, whole genome shotgun sequence genome:
- the LOC129698148 gene encoding collagenase 3-like, whose protein sequence is MQWYKRGREAANVPLLSLVKMKIIQIPTLLILLKIIPVFTFPLPADDLDLATHYLKEYYNFQDDSSDAVKGSIAAFRANVMKMQEFFGLHKTGELDSSTLGIMKRSRCGFHDLLRYNHGPGNLKWQHKNLTYRIINYTSRLKQSVVKNAIKNAFKVWADVTPLTITSISKGEADMMISFQYRAHGDGSPFDGPSKILAHAFSPGKYIGGDVHFDVEESWSMNREEYNLFLVAAHEIGHALGMGHSKDVGALMYPIYTYIEHQDFALPLDDVKGIQALYGSSNKRDPKPHPKTPEKCDTSLTFDAACTLRGEKIYFKDRFLWRFHPYTRMTEISAISTLWPFLPSKIDASFEDNILNLVIFFHGTKYWVVNGYDLVSRIPGSIYEFGFPETVKKIDAAVQIYNIQKTFFFVGDKCWSYNEREGRMDKGYPKLIEDEWHGISGPVDAALQENDLIYFFNQYTTFHYDYKDKRVVNIAYASSQVCN, encoded by the exons ATGCAATGGTATAAAAGAGGCAGAGAAGCAGCAAATGTCCCACTGCTGTCTCTAGTCAAGATGAAGATTATTCAGATTCCAACTCTATTGATCCTGCTGAAAATTATACCTGTATTCACATTCCCATTGCCAGCTGATGATTTAGATTTGGCCACG CATTATCTTAAGGAATATTATAACTTTCAAGATGATTCTTCTGATGCTGTGAAAGGAAGCATAGCTGCTTTCAGAGCTAATGTTATGAAAATGCAAGAATTCTTTGGCCTCCATAAAACTGGAGAATTGGACTCTTCAACCCTGGGCATTATGAAGAGATCCCGATGTGGATTTCACGATCTTCTTCGATATAATCACGGCCCAGGCAACCTCAAATGGCAACATAAGAACCTGACTTATAG AATCATCAATTATACATCACGTTTGAAACAGAGTGTTGTAAAGAATGCAATCAAAAATGCTTTCAAAGTGTGGGCTGATGTCACACCATTGACCATTACCAGCATTTCGAAGGGTGAAGCTGATATGATGATCTCCTTTCAATACAGAG cacATGGTGATGGGTCTCCATTTGATGGACCTTCAAAAATTCTGGCCCATGCCTTTTCACCGGGAAAATACATTGGAGGCGACGTTCATTTTGATGTAGAGGAATCTTGGTCGATGAACAGAGAAG AATACAATCTTTTCTTAGTGGCTGCTCATGAAATTGGCCATGCTTTGGGAATGGGTCATTCTAAAGATGTGGGAGCTTTGATGTACCCCATTTACACATACATTGAACATCAAGATTTTGCACTGCCACTTGATGATGTTAAAGGAATTCAGGCACTGTATG GCTCTTCAAATAAACGTGACCCAAAGCCACATCCAAAGACTCCAGAGAAATGTGACACCAGCCTGACCTTCGATGCAGCCTGCACATTGCGAGGAGAAAAAATTTACTTTAAAGACAG GTTTCTTTGGCGTTTCCACCCATACACTCGAATGACAGAAATATCTGCGATCAGTACTCTCTGGCCATTTCTCCCATCTAAAATTGATGCTTCCTTTGAAGACAACATTTTGAACCTAGTTATATTTTTCCATG gaacaaaATACTGGGTCGTCAATGGATATGACCTTGTATCAAGAATTCCTGGGTCTATATATGAGTTTGGTTTTCCTGAAACTGTTAAGAAAATTGATGCAGCTGTGCAGATATATAATATTCAAAAGACTTTCTTCTTTGTGGGAGACAAATGCTGGAG TTACAATGAAAGGGAAGGAAGGATGGATAAAGGATATCCAAAGTTGATAGAAGATGAATGGCATGGTATTTCTGGCCCTGTGGATGCTGCTCTTCAAGAAAATG attTAATTTATTTCTTCAATCAATACACAACATTTCATTATGACTACAAAGACAAGCGAGTCGTTAATATTGCATATGCAAGTTCACAAGTCTGCAATTAA